Genomic window (Desulfuromonadales bacterium):
CGTCGCCGCCCGCGAAGGCGACCCGCGGCTCGCCCCAGGCCCTTTCGCTCCTCCCCTCGCCGAGGGAGTTGGCCGCGGAGGCGCAGAAGTCGTGGATGATCCGCTCGATCCAGGCGGCGCGGTCAGCGCATTGGCTGCTCATCGGTCTTGCTCCTTGGGAAGAGCTGAAGCCGCCTCGTCCGGTCAGAGGCTGAGCGAGACGGTCAGCACCAAAGCCAGGGCGATTCGGTACCAGCCGAAGACGGCCATGCCGTGGCGGTTCAGGAAGGCGAGGAACCCCTGCACGGCGACCCAGGCGACGAGGCAGGAGACGACCATCCCGACGGCCAGTTCCGCCCCGCCGCTCGCCTGCAGCAGCAGCGGGCCCGCCTTCAGGAGGTCGTGGATGGTCGCGGCACCGAGGGTGGGGAGGGCGAGGAGGAAGCTGAACTGGGCCGCCGCCCGGGGCTGAAAACCCAGCAGCCGGGCGGCAACGATGGTCACCATGGAGCGGCTGGTGCCCGGCCACATGGCCAGGCACTGGGCGAAGCCGATCACCAGGGCGGCCCGCCAGGTCATGGCCCCGATCGGCTTCTCCAGGCGGCTTGCCTCGGCGGCTCCGGCCTTGCGGGCGTGGTGCCATTCGACCGCGATCATCAGCACACCGCCCGCCGCCAGAGCGAAGATCACCGGGCCGATGCCGAAGAGGTGTTCCTTGATCCAGCCGCCGGCGAGCAACCCGATGACGGCTGCCGGGAGGAACCCGGCGACAAGCTGCAGCAGGAGGTTGCGGCCGTCCGGGTCGCGGCCGGCCGCCCCCTTCAGCATCGAGGCGATGCTGGGCAGGTAGATCCCGAGGACCGCCAGCAGCGCCCCCGACTGGATGACGATCTCGAAGGCGTCGACGCCGGCCTTGGCCGCCGGATCGTCGTAGAGGCCGAGCCACTGGGAAACCAGGATCAGGTGCCCCGTCGAGGAGACCGGCAGGAACTCGGTCAGCCCCTCGACCACCCCCAGCACCGCGGCATCGAGAACAGAGATTACGGGCATTAGCTTGTCCTGCAAAATCTACCTGGGCCTACCGCGTCAGCTGGCGGTACTTGATCCGGTGCGGCCGCTCAGCCTCGGCGCCGAGGCGCTTCTTCTTGTCCTCCTCGTATTCGGAGAAGTTCCCCTCGAACCAGACCACCCTGGAGTCCCCCTCGAAGGCGAGAATGTGGGTGGCGATGCGGTCGAGAAACCAGCGGTCGTGGCTGATGACCACGGCGCAGCCGCCGAAGTTCTCCAGGGC
Coding sequences:
- a CDS encoding undecaprenyl-diphosphate phosphatase → MPVISVLDAAVLGVVEGLTEFLPVSSTGHLILVSQWLGLYDDPAAKAGVDAFEIVIQSGALLAVLGIYLPSIASMLKGAAGRDPDGRNLLLQLVAGFLPAAVIGLLAGGWIKEHLFGIGPVIFALAAGGVLMIAVEWHHARKAGAAEASRLEKPIGAMTWRAALVIGFAQCLAMWPGTSRSMVTIVAARLLGFQPRAAAQFSFLLALPTLGAATIHDLLKAGPLLLQASGGAELAVGMVVSCLVAWVAVQGFLAFLNRHGMAVFGWYRIALALVLTVSLSL